In Panthera leo isolate Ple1 chromosome B3, P.leo_Ple1_pat1.1, whole genome shotgun sequence, a single genomic region encodes these proteins:
- the LOC122222584 gene encoding olfactory receptor 11H12-like: MNVSEPYSSFASVREFILLGFSCEWKIQILLFSLFTTMYALTVTGNGAIVCALWCEWRLHIPMYRFLGNFSFLEIWYVSSTVPKMLVNFLSDKKTISFAGCFLQFYFFFSLGTSECFLLAVMAFDRYLAICRPLHYPNIMTGHFCTKLVIICWVCGFLWFVIPIVFISQMPFCGPNVIDHVVCDPGPLFALACASAPTTQQLCYTLSSLVIFGNFLFILGSYTLVLLAVLRMPSATGRHKAFSTCGSHLAVVSLFYGSLMVMYVSPRLRHSAGIQKVATLFYAMVTPLFNPLIYSLRNKEIKAALRKVLGHLNIIQDTLDDPSIIRSV, encoded by the coding sequence ATGAATGTCTCTGAGCCATATTCCAGCTTTGCTTCTGTAAGAGAATTTATACTCTTAGGTTTTTCCTGTGAGTGGAAAATTCAGATCCTCCTATTTTCACTCTTTACTACAATGTATGCTTTGACTGTAACAGGGAACGGGGCCATTGTCTGTGCTCTGTGGTGTGAATGGAGACTCCACATCCCCATGTACAGATTCCTGGGGAATTTCTCCTTTCTAGAGATCTGGTATGTCTCTTCTACAGTCCCCAAGATGTTGGTCAACTTCCTCTCAGACAAAAAGACCATCTCATTTGCTGGATGTTTcctccaattttatttctttttctctttgggaaCATCTGAATGTTTCCTCTTGGCCGTCATGGCCTTTGATCGGTACCTTGCTATCTGCCGTCCCTTGCACTACCCTAATATCATGACTGGGCATTTCTGTACCAAACTGGTCATTATCTGCTGGGTTTGTGGATTTCTGTGGTTCGTGATCCCCATTGTATTCATCTCTCAGATGCCCTTCTGTGGTCCGAACGTTATTGACCATGTTGTGTGTGACCCAGGGCCACTGTTTGCATTGGCATGTGCCTCTGCCCCAACAACCCAACAGCTTTGCTACACTCTAAGCTCATTAGTTATATTTGGTAACTTCCTCTTCATCCTTGGATCCTATACGCTTGTCTTATTAGCTGTGTTGCGTATGCCTTCTGCCACTGGGAGACATAAGGCCTTCTCTACCTGTGGGTCTCATTTGGCTGTGGTATCACTCTTCTATGGCTCCTTGATGGTCATGTATGTGAGCCCTAGACTCAGACATTCTGCTGGTATACAGAAAGTTGCAACTTTGTTCTATGCTATGGTAACCCCACTCTTCAACCCCCTCATCTACAGCCTCCGGAATAAGGAGATAAAGGCAGCCCTGAGGAAAGTTCTGGGGCATCTCAACATAATCCAAGATACACTTGATGATCCCTCCATTATCAGGTCAGTATAG
- the LOC122222585 gene encoding olfactory receptor 11H6-like has product MKIPAENNHSDPVSEFILLGFPCIWEVQILLFSIFFVIYVLTLMGNLCIICAVWWNDHLHTPMYILLANFSFLEIWYVTSTVPNMLANFLSETNSISFYGCFIQFYFFFSMGTTETFFLSAMAFDRYLAICRPLHYPAVMTVQRCIRIGAGCWVCGFSCFLLPVYLISQLPFCGPNTIDHFLCDPGPLMNLSCVAAPATEIICAIFNSVLIFSTFLFITSSYTLVIRAVLRVPSAEGRHKAFSTCGSHLAVVSLFYGSIMVMYVSPTAGNPAGIQKIVTLFYSVMTPLFNPLIYSLRNKEMKQALRKLFRIMRLGQRQPLKN; this is encoded by the coding sequence ATGAAAATCCCAGCTGAAAACAACCACTCTGACCCTGTCAGTGAATTCATTCTTCTTGGCTTCCCTTGCATCTGGGAGGTCCAGATCCTCCTCTTCTCAATCTTCTTTGTGATCTATGTCCTGACATTAATGGGAAATCTGTGTATCATCTGTGCAGTGTGGTGGAATGACCATCTCCACACTCCCATGTACATCCTACTGGCCAATTTTTCCTTCCTGGAGATCTGGTATGTCACTTCTACTGTCCCTAATATGCTGGCCAACTTTCTCTCCGAGACCAATTCCATCTCCTTCTATGGCTGCTTCATCCAGTTCTACTTCTTCTTCTCCATGGGCACCACTGAGACCTTCTTCTTGTCTGCCATGGCCTTTGACAGGTACCTTGCTATCTGCAGGCCCCTGCATTACCCCGCTGTCATGACAGTTCAGCGCTGCATCAGAATAggagctgggtgctgggtgtgtggcttctcttgttttctcctcCCAGTTTACCTCATCTCCCAGCTTCCTTTTTGTGGTCCCAATACAATTGATCATTTTTTATGTGATCCAGGACCCCTTATGAATCTGTCTTGTGTGGCAGCTCCTGCCACTGAGATCATCTGTGCCATCTTTAACTCAGTCCTCATTTTCTCCACCTTCCTCTTCATTACCAGCTCCTACACCTTGGTGATCAGAGCTGTGCTGAGGGTCCCCTCAGCAGAAGGTCGGCATAAGGCCTTCTCCACGTGTGGCTCCCATCTGGCTGTGGTGTCCCTGTTCTATGGCTCCATCATGGTGATGTATGTGAGTCCAACAGCAGGCAATCCAGCAGGGATTCAGAAAattgtgactttattttattctgtgatGACTCCACTTTTCAATCCCTTGATCTATAGCCTCCGGAATAAGGAGATGAAGCAGGCCCTGAGAAAACTATTTAGGATTATGAGACTTGGTCAAAGGCAGCCTCTCAAGAACTAG